CCAACCCGCCGCGCAGGACGACGGGCCTGGCGCTTGAACTGCCCGCCGCGCAGACGCAGCTTAATGTTATCGATGCAACTGAAACGAGCATGAGTCAGCCATGAGCACAGAAAACCCCACCGATTTGCCCCTGATCTTCACCGCGTCAGCGGCGGCCAAGGTCGCCCAACTCATTGTCGAGGAAGGAAAGCCGGAGCTGATGCTGCGGGTCTATGTCCAGGGCGGCGGCTGCTCCGGATTCCAGTACGGCTTCACCTTCGACGAGTCGGTGCAGGACGGGGACACCGAGGTGGTAACCGACGGCGTGAAGTTGCTGATCGATCCCATGAGCATGCAGTACCTCACGGGCGCTGAGATCGACTACACGGAGGGCCTGCAAGGCGCCCAGTTCGTCATCCGCAACCCCAGCGCATCCACGACCTGTGGCTGCGGCTCCTCGTTCG
The DNA window shown above is from Candidatus Thiodictyon syntrophicum and carries:
- the erpA gene encoding iron-sulfur cluster insertion protein ErpA: MSTENPTDLPLIFTASAAAKVAQLIVEEGKPELMLRVYVQGGGCSGFQYGFTFDESVQDGDTEVVTDGVKLLIDPMSMQYLTGAEIDYTEGLQGAQFVIRNPSASTTCGCGSSFAV